In a genomic window of Bradyrhizobium sp. LLZ17:
- a CDS encoding helix-turn-helix domain-containing protein, with the protein MSAEERQLTERLRRAMEQDRTYRDPELSVDRLAEQLGVPEYRLRRTINQRLGYRNFTDFINEHRLKEAREALSDPAQSRVPVLTIALDAGWGSIGPFNRAFKGQTGQTPTEFRRRTLADFAIGHILPDSARPDATSGKTPTSA; encoded by the coding sequence ATGAGCGCCGAGGAGCGCCAACTGACGGAGCGGCTACGGCGCGCGATGGAGCAGGATCGCACCTACCGCGACCCAGAGCTCTCGGTGGATCGGCTGGCCGAGCAATTGGGAGTCCCTGAATATCGTCTTCGGAGAACGATCAACCAGCGCCTCGGCTATCGGAACTTCACTGACTTCATCAACGAGCACAGGTTGAAAGAGGCGCGGGAGGCGTTGTCCGACCCTGCGCAATCGCGCGTCCCGGTCCTCACCATCGCCCTGGACGCCGGCTGGGGATCGATCGGTCCGTTTAATCGCGCGTTCAAGGGGCAAACCGGCCAAACGCCCACCGAATTTCGCCGTCGCACACTGGCCGATTTCGCAATCGGCCATATTTTGCCGGATTCAGCCAGGCCGGACGCGACTTCCGGCAAGACCCCGACCTCGGCATGA
- a CDS encoding GYD domain-containing protein — MHFCMTGQYTPRSLNSIMENPKTNRYEAAKNLIEAAGGKLISMYSTAAEGPGVLVIFDVPDPSAAPAISGTVVASGAIHNVSLIRLWTQDEIGKVRQTASQLRGKYSPPGS; from the coding sequence ATGCATTTCTGTATGACAGGGCAATACACACCAAGATCTCTCAACAGCATCATGGAAAATCCCAAAACCAATCGGTACGAAGCGGCCAAGAACCTGATCGAAGCCGCCGGCGGAAAACTGATATCGATGTATAGCACCGCTGCTGAAGGCCCGGGCGTCCTGGTCATCTTCGATGTCCCTGACCCCAGTGCAGCACCGGCGATTTCTGGCACGGTGGTCGCCTCCGGCGCCATTCATAATGTCAGCCTCATCAGGCTTTGGACACAGGACGAGATCGGCAAGGTCCGACAAACTGCAAGCCAGCTTCGGGGAAAGTACTCCCCGCCCGGCAGTTGA
- a CDS encoding acyltransferase, protein MPGERPSHRLLYIDNLRWSAISMVVVMHAAVTYSPFGEWYYREHPELSIGVKLAFAAYQSFQHAVAMGLLFGIAGFFSAGAVARNGVGSFIRERLRRLGLPLLLYLTVIGPLTEYFVAGSWRSNPPRTFVEDWWLHLRSGELFDGSGPLWFCLVLLLFSAAYAVVCRARPLQFAPRHPPSAGAVLGYAALIAIVTFVVGAIFPNARTVLNVDVHDFPQYPLMYVAGIAAWKGDWLRQIPSSVGRRWLWNGLWVGGALWIMLVAAGGAMSGDVSSYGGGWHWQAAGMDAWRSFTCLALSLGAIVLYRDRFDGQGPVARFLTRNAFGVYVLHAPILVAITRLLHFLPASTGLKFALASLGGILASFLIVGFVAQRTPGLRAVL, encoded by the coding sequence ATGCCTGGAGAGAGGCCGAGTCATCGGCTTTTATATATCGACAACCTGCGTTGGTCAGCGATCAGCATGGTGGTCGTCATGCACGCCGCCGTGACCTACTCGCCTTTTGGCGAATGGTATTACCGCGAGCATCCCGAACTGAGTATCGGAGTGAAGCTTGCCTTCGCTGCCTATCAATCCTTCCAGCACGCGGTGGCAATGGGTTTGCTCTTCGGCATAGCAGGCTTCTTTTCGGCCGGGGCCGTTGCGCGCAATGGCGTGGGCAGCTTCATCCGCGAGCGGCTGCGGAGACTTGGCCTGCCCTTGCTGCTCTATCTGACCGTGATTGGTCCGCTGACCGAATATTTCGTCGCAGGGTCGTGGCGATCGAACCCGCCGCGCACGTTCGTCGAGGACTGGTGGCTGCACCTCCGTTCAGGGGAGCTATTCGACGGCTCGGGTCCCCTCTGGTTCTGCCTTGTGCTTCTCCTGTTCTCGGCCGCCTACGCCGTGGTGTGCCGGGCGCGCCCGCTACAGTTCGCTCCGCGCCATCCTCCTTCGGCAGGGGCTGTGTTGGGTTACGCGGCCTTGATTGCCATCGTGACCTTCGTCGTCGGCGCGATTTTTCCGAACGCGAGGACTGTTCTCAACGTCGATGTCCACGACTTTCCGCAATACCCGCTGATGTATGTGGCCGGAATTGCAGCATGGAAAGGTGACTGGCTGCGCCAGATCCCATCATCTGTCGGACGACGTTGGTTGTGGAACGGCCTATGGGTCGGAGGTGCGCTGTGGATCATGCTGGTCGCTGCAGGCGGAGCCATGAGCGGCGACGTGTCGTCCTATGGCGGCGGTTGGCACTGGCAGGCGGCCGGCATGGACGCCTGGCGCTCATTCACCTGTCTTGCTCTCTCGTTGGGGGCAATCGTCCTCTACAGAGACCGCTTTGACGGCCAAGGACCCGTCGCTCGCTTCCTCACGCGCAATGCGTTCGGCGTCTACGTCTTGCACGCGCCGATCCTGGTCGCGATTACGCGTCTGCTGCATTTTTTACCTGCTTCCACTGGCCTCAAATTCGCGCTCGCCAGCCTGGGCGGCATCCTGGCAAGCTTTCTCATTGTCGGATTTGTGGCCCAGCGAACACCGGGTTTGCGCGCAGTTCTCTGA
- a CDS encoding DUF3303 domain-containing protein, protein MIEYTIRTAGLTHAENFAGAGALLAAFSKWKPEDGLTVHAFLSNLAGNGGYVFVETSDPKVIVSFVSKYNFWNEVNVVPVIEVSDAVPLTAASLAWAQSASKS, encoded by the coding sequence ATGATTGAATATACAATCCGCACCGCCGGGCTCACTCATGCCGAAAACTTTGCCGGCGCTGGCGCTCTATTGGCCGCCTTCAGCAAATGGAAGCCGGAGGATGGTTTGACGGTCCACGCCTTCCTGTCGAACCTCGCTGGCAATGGAGGTTACGTTTTTGTCGAGACCAGCGATCCCAAGGTGATCGTCTCGTTCGTCTCGAAGTACAATTTCTGGAACGAGGTCAACGTCGTCCCGGTGATAGAAGTCAGCGACGCGGTGCCGCTGACTGCGGCATCTCTGGCGTGGGCACAGAGCGCGTCGAAGAGCTGA
- a CDS encoding serine hydrolase domain-containing protein, producing the protein MPAPGQQQATFASDRFAAEVSRRLDQAIAERRLWNIHGLVVLQNGKLIIERYFEGQDRQRGVGDLGMVKFAAETMHDLRSCSKSIVALLYGIALQQGKVPAPEASLLSGFPEYRDPNEERSRVTVHHALSMTLGSDWDETSLSYADPRNSEIAMDNAPDCYRYILERPMLDAPGTHWVYCGGATALLARLIAKGSGKSLHEFARESLFDPLGMGPTEWASGPDGEPFAASGARMSVRDLSRIGTLMLAGGQLDGRQIVPSEWIKRCTTLVVSCDELRRYGYQWFLLDIAFGKPKGWAPGRLERMWMAQGEGGQRLYIIPALQLVIALTAGNYDAEDQSIPPTRVLREIVLASIS; encoded by the coding sequence ATGCCGGCTCCGGGGCAGCAACAGGCTACGTTTGCTTCCGACAGATTCGCCGCCGAGGTGAGCCGAAGGCTCGATCAAGCCATTGCCGAGCGGCGTCTGTGGAATATCCACGGTCTTGTTGTGCTCCAGAACGGAAAGCTGATCATCGAGCGCTATTTCGAAGGTCAAGATCGGCAGAGAGGCGTCGGCGATCTCGGGATGGTCAAGTTTGCGGCGGAGACGATGCATGATCTGCGATCCTGCTCGAAAAGCATCGTGGCCTTGCTGTATGGGATCGCTCTCCAGCAAGGCAAGGTCCCCGCGCCCGAGGCGAGCTTGCTTTCCGGATTCCCGGAGTATCGTGATCCCAATGAGGAACGCTCGCGCGTTACCGTCCATCACGCGCTCTCCATGACCCTGGGATCGGATTGGGATGAGACCAGCTTGTCGTATGCCGATCCTCGCAATAGCGAAATCGCCATGGACAACGCTCCCGACTGCTATCGCTACATACTGGAGCGGCCGATGCTCGACGCGCCCGGTACCCACTGGGTCTATTGTGGCGGAGCGACCGCCTTGCTGGCCCGCTTGATCGCAAAGGGTTCGGGCAAGTCACTGCATGAATTTGCACGTGAGTCACTTTTCGATCCGCTCGGCATGGGGCCGACCGAATGGGCCTCCGGGCCTGATGGCGAACCGTTCGCTGCGTCAGGCGCGCGAATGTCGGTGCGCGATCTCTCACGGATCGGCACGTTGATGCTCGCCGGAGGGCAGCTCGATGGCCGGCAGATCGTTCCGTCGGAATGGATCAAGCGTTGCACGACACTGGTCGTCAGTTGCGACGAGCTTCGCCGTTACGGCTACCAATGGTTTCTTCTCGATATAGCTTTCGGCAAGCCGAAGGGATGGGCGCCCGGCCGGCTCGAGCGCATGTGGATGGCGCAGGGGGAAGGCGGCCAGCGGCTATACATTATTCCGGCGTTGCAGCTCGTCATCGCTTTGACGGCCGGAAATTACGACGCCGAAGATCAGTCGATTCCGCCGACGCGCGTGCTACGGGAAATCGTTTTGGCGAGCATATCGTAG